One genomic segment of Sanyastnella coralliicola includes these proteins:
- a CDS encoding glycosyltransferase family 4 protein: MKIVYFSPHPNIYLNIPAGPGVHIREMIRGFEQEGHEVTPLIMGGVDAQESSGGGTQTKGLKERIKPLIPNILWQSLKDRQLFAFDDHASAELKALCEKVKPDLIYERAYYGMTSGVRVAKELGIRHVLEMNAPYPEERVDMEGRSMGTSKAKKAEKQQLKDTDRVVVVSSALKEYVNNVVPGTEAKTIITPNAIRSDFEAPHQSHIDKTKQELGLEGKTVVGFVGSIFPYHGVDQLIEAFAETCAKQDDKALLVVGDGAILDGLKTLADSLGIGEQVRFTGKIPHAKVFAHIGAMDICVMATSNWYGSPVKIFEYGAMGKTVIAPDVSPVTDVMENDKHGLLVQPNTPNIASALAKCINDQITASTMAEQWKTKVLTEHRWQAMAAKVLNSLNGNDIQV; this comes from the coding sequence ATGAAAATCGTCTACTTCTCTCCTCACCCTAACATCTACCTGAATATTCCGGCGGGGCCGGGGGTGCATATTCGTGAGATGATCCGTGGGTTTGAGCAAGAAGGACACGAAGTTACTCCCTTGATTATGGGTGGTGTTGACGCCCAAGAAAGTTCTGGTGGCGGCACACAAACCAAAGGACTGAAGGAGCGCATTAAGCCCTTGATCCCGAATATCCTGTGGCAAAGTTTGAAAGATCGTCAGCTTTTCGCTTTCGATGATCACGCTAGCGCGGAATTGAAAGCTCTTTGCGAGAAAGTGAAGCCAGACCTCATCTACGAGCGTGCCTATTACGGAATGACTTCTGGCGTTCGCGTAGCAAAGGAACTCGGAATTCGACACGTCCTTGAAATGAACGCCCCTTACCCTGAAGAGCGCGTTGATATGGAAGGCCGAAGTATGGGCACTTCGAAAGCCAAAAAGGCAGAAAAGCAACAATTGAAAGACACCGATCGAGTGGTTGTGGTGTCAAGCGCACTTAAAGAGTACGTCAACAACGTTGTACCCGGAACGGAGGCCAAAACAATCATTACACCCAATGCGATTCGATCAGATTTCGAAGCACCCCACCAATCGCACATCGACAAGACAAAGCAAGAATTGGGTCTTGAGGGGAAAACGGTTGTTGGTTTTGTAGGATCCATTTTCCCTTATCACGGGGTTGATCAGTTGATTGAAGCCTTTGCAGAGACCTGTGCCAAACAGGATGACAAGGCCTTACTCGTTGTTGGAGACGGAGCCATTCTAGACGGCCTCAAAACATTGGCGGACAGCCTTGGAATTGGTGAACAAGTAAGATTCACTGGGAAAATCCCTCATGCCAAGGTATTCGCACACATTGGCGCCATGGACATCTGTGTCATGGCCACGTCGAACTGGTATGGATCACCGGTAAAGATTTTTGAATACGGAGCGATGGGGAAGACGGTCATTGCACCAGACGTAAGTCCCGTGACCGATGTCATGGAAAACGACAAACATGGTCTGCTCGTTCAACCAAACACACCGAATATCGCTTCCGCGCTAGCGAAATGCATCAATGACCAAATAACAGCCAGCACCATGGCTGAACAATGGAAAACGAAGGTATTGACCGAGCACCGATGGCAAGCCATGGCAGCGAAAGTCTTGAATTCCCTCAACGGAAACGATATTCAAGTATAA
- a CDS encoding glycosyltransferase family 4 protein: protein MAKFLVKRGVDVTLIHCVTKGELPTHEGVLEAMELEESANFKSIALRFPQMGSMPGHYIRENYAYSMEVFKSLEAELQSFDLIYAKGFAAWALLDKKRKGLKAPPVAVKFHGYEMFQKAPSFRVRLEHYLLRGPVKFNNVNADYIFSYGGKITSLVEGLGISKDRIKEIPTGIEANWCRDMIAPIESEKRRFLFIGRYERRKGIEELNEVLNAVDPSLPFHFDFVGPIPPSKQLKDDRITYHGKVMEREKLQAIMENCEVLVTPSHSEGMPNVIMEGMARGLAVIATDVGAVAAQVDNKCGWLLEPANVPQLKAAFEEAVNSSNEDLIQKRKNALTKVKEHFTWEHVSMLTQKAFEEIG from the coding sequence TTGGCAAAATTTCTTGTCAAACGTGGGGTGGATGTCACTTTGATCCATTGTGTAACGAAAGGAGAGCTGCCAACGCATGAAGGCGTATTGGAAGCTATGGAATTGGAGGAAAGTGCCAATTTCAAATCAATTGCTCTTCGTTTTCCGCAAATGGGTTCAATGCCGGGTCACTATATCCGCGAGAACTACGCTTACTCGATGGAAGTCTTCAAATCACTCGAAGCCGAGCTTCAGTCGTTTGACCTCATTTATGCCAAAGGATTCGCTGCATGGGCGCTACTTGACAAGAAGCGCAAAGGCTTGAAAGCGCCGCCAGTAGCGGTGAAGTTCCACGGCTATGAGATGTTCCAAAAAGCGCCAAGCTTCCGAGTGCGCCTTGAACACTACCTTCTTCGCGGACCTGTGAAATTCAACAATGTGAACGCTGACTACATCTTCTCTTATGGAGGAAAGATCACTTCGTTGGTTGAAGGACTGGGTATCTCGAAAGACCGCATTAAAGAAATTCCGACGGGCATCGAAGCCAACTGGTGTCGAGATATGATTGCTCCAATTGAGTCAGAGAAACGTCGCTTCCTGTTTATCGGGAGATACGAACGACGAAAAGGGATTGAAGAACTAAATGAGGTCCTCAACGCTGTTGATCCAAGTCTTCCTTTCCATTTTGATTTTGTTGGTCCGATTCCACCATCGAAACAATTGAAAGATGACCGCATAACCTACCACGGTAAGGTGATGGAACGCGAGAAGCTTCAAGCAATCATGGAGAATTGCGAAGTACTCGTAACGCCATCGCACTCTGAAGGCATGCCGAATGTCATCATGGAAGGTATGGCTCGAGGCTTGGCGGTGATTGCGACTGATGTTGGCGCTGTAGCAGCCCAAGTCGACAACAAATGCGGATGGTTACTTGAACCTGCGAATGTGCCGCAACTCAAAGCTGCCTTTGAAGAAGCGGTGAATTCGAGCAACGAAGACCTCATCCAGAAAAGAAAGAATGCATTGACCAAGGTGAAGGAACACTTCACTTGGGAACATGTCTCGATGCTAACCCAAAAAGCCTTCGAAGAAATTGGCTGA
- a CDS encoding acyltransferase family protein, whose protein sequence is MAEQKKKSVYFPGLNGLRFFAAFAVVITHIELMKKYMRNLHPFDHGWLDIWGKWVSGPKEGEPVVTSIPLEAVINDPVVEWYHPIIPELGPLGVVFFFVLSGFLITYLLFAERDATGTVAIKDFYMRRIFRIWPLYYLIFILGFFVLPQSGPDDLFFVPYQSPAFDGGTSYWASLIFYGLFFPNIAYSIFGAFPNIGQSWSIGVEEQFYLIWPWLMRKTKKPLRVIITFFMIYLMIKVMVIVIGSVTDINGWQYVRKFFAMSKLECMAFGGVGAWYLYNEKERLLNFIFSKPVQILSFLGIPFLMYFTPAAVQNVVHLAYSVLFLIIIMNVSSNPNSILRLERKWLSTLGKISYGIYMFHMLIIVGVLHLFMMFLPPDEAPSFLMNVAIYVVSIGLTLLVSYLSYHYFENRFIRMKRKFTKVVSGEEAKKA, encoded by the coding sequence TTGGCTGAGCAAAAGAAAAAAAGCGTTTACTTCCCTGGCCTGAATGGGCTTCGATTCTTCGCAGCTTTTGCCGTGGTAATCACGCATATCGAGCTCATGAAGAAGTACATGCGCAACCTGCATCCCTTCGATCATGGTTGGCTTGACATCTGGGGTAAATGGGTTAGTGGACCTAAAGAAGGCGAGCCCGTTGTCACATCGATTCCGCTTGAAGCGGTCATCAACGACCCTGTCGTAGAATGGTATCACCCGATCATACCGGAATTAGGCCCATTAGGCGTGGTTTTCTTCTTCGTACTCAGCGGTTTCTTGATCACCTACCTCCTCTTCGCAGAACGTGACGCCACGGGAACGGTGGCAATCAAAGACTTTTATATGCGCCGCATTTTCCGAATCTGGCCATTGTATTACTTGATTTTCATTCTCGGGTTCTTTGTATTGCCTCAAAGCGGACCGGATGACCTCTTCTTTGTCCCGTATCAAAGCCCTGCATTTGATGGAGGAACATCATACTGGGCGAGCCTGATTTTCTACGGACTCTTCTTCCCTAACATTGCCTACTCCATTTTCGGGGCCTTCCCGAATATTGGTCAAAGTTGGTCAATCGGTGTTGAGGAACAGTTCTACCTCATTTGGCCTTGGCTTATGCGCAAGACGAAAAAGCCACTGCGCGTGATCATCACTTTCTTCATGATTTACCTGATGATCAAGGTAATGGTGATTGTCATTGGTAGCGTAACTGATATCAACGGCTGGCAATACGTGCGCAAGTTTTTCGCCATGAGTAAGCTCGAGTGTATGGCTTTCGGTGGTGTCGGAGCATGGTATCTCTACAACGAAAAAGAACGTTTGCTGAACTTCATTTTTTCAAAGCCAGTTCAGATTCTTTCTTTCCTCGGAATTCCTTTCCTGATGTACTTCACGCCAGCTGCGGTGCAAAATGTAGTACACCTGGCCTACTCAGTATTGTTCTTAATCATCATCATGAACGTAAGTTCCAATCCGAATTCTATTCTGCGCCTGGAACGTAAGTGGCTAAGCACACTTGGAAAGATTAGCTATGGAATTTACATGTTCCACATGTTGATCATTGTGGGCGTTTTGCATCTATTCATGATGTTCTTACCACCAGATGAAGCACCATCATTCCTGATGAATGTTGCGATCTATGTTGTTTCTATAGGTCTGACTCTCTTGGTTTCGTACCTTTCGTATCACTACTTTGAAAATCGCTTTATCCGGATGAAACGGAAGTTCACCAAAGTGGTTAGTGGTGAGGAAGCAAAAAAGGCATGA
- a CDS encoding glycosyltransferase family 4 protein encodes MKKVLFLYTELAEYVLACIQELEKESLEVHVVRWPINKEAPFEFRSLERTHFYDRSDFTDESLIEFTKKLQPDVVFSSGWVDKGYLKALRAVKKQSKTVVLLDNQWLGTPRQRAAMILARSWIKKTFDAAWVPGEPQRQFALRLGFKAEDIQNGFYCADTGFFSKFYHDHPERQEKLPKRFIFVGRYLDFKGIFELWNAFIELKKEYADWELICAGTGDLWDQRIEADGIEHLGFVQPSDFPPVLEKAGVFVLPSHKEPWGVVIHEMAAAGFPLICSKAVGAASWFVKEGENGFTFNGADQQDLFEAMKKIASMDDETLTAMGKRSHEISSSLTPTIWKERLLTFIDD; translated from the coding sequence ATGAAAAAAGTGCTCTTCCTCTATACCGAGCTCGCCGAGTATGTTTTAGCATGTATTCAAGAGTTAGAGAAAGAATCATTGGAAGTCCATGTTGTTCGCTGGCCGATCAACAAGGAAGCCCCTTTTGAATTCCGTTCCTTGGAACGTACGCACTTCTACGATCGAAGTGATTTTACCGACGAGTCATTAATCGAATTCACTAAGAAGCTACAACCTGACGTAGTCTTCTCTTCAGGCTGGGTAGACAAAGGTTACTTAAAAGCATTGCGTGCCGTCAAAAAGCAATCGAAGACGGTCGTTCTACTAGACAATCAATGGCTAGGAACACCTCGTCAACGGGCGGCTATGATCCTTGCACGTTCATGGATCAAAAAGACCTTTGATGCGGCATGGGTTCCGGGTGAGCCACAACGTCAATTTGCGCTGCGCCTGGGCTTCAAGGCTGAAGACATTCAGAATGGTTTTTACTGTGCTGATACCGGTTTCTTTTCCAAATTCTACCATGACCATCCTGAACGTCAAGAAAAGCTACCAAAGCGATTCATTTTTGTGGGTAGGTATCTCGATTTTAAAGGAATCTTCGAATTGTGGAATGCCTTCATTGAGTTGAAGAAAGAGTATGCCGATTGGGAACTGATCTGCGCAGGAACTGGTGATCTATGGGATCAGCGAATAGAGGCAGATGGCATCGAACATTTAGGATTTGTTCAGCCTTCTGACTTCCCTCCTGTTTTAGAAAAAGCAGGTGTGTTTGTTTTACCAAGCCACAAAGAACCATGGGGTGTGGTGATTCATGAGATGGCCGCAGCAGGTTTCCCATTGATCTGTTCGAAGGCGGTAGGCGCTGCCTCATGGTTTGTCAAAGAAGGCGAGAACGGGTTTACCTTCAACGGAGCTGATCAACAAGACCTCTTTGAAGCCATGAAGAAGATTGCCTCCATGGACGATGAAACCCTAACGGCAATGGGAAAAAGAAGCCACGAGATCTCTAGTTCACTAACACCTACCATCTGGAAGGAAAGACTTCTTACCTTCATTGATGACTAA
- a CDS encoding NAD-dependent epimerase/dehydratase family protein, translated as MSNILVTGGAGFIASSMAARLAEDPANTVVIVDNFVTGKPENIPNSPHGNIHFVKCDVNNYRDISEVFFSWRFDMVFHYAALVGVQRTLNNPVKVLDDIDGIRNILNLCKNGRVKRVLYSSSSEVYGEPFEIPQNEHTTPLNSRLPYAIVKNAGEAWLKAYEKEYGLSYSIFRFFNTYGPHQSDDFVISKFIKAALANEDITIYGDGMQTRTFCYIDDNVEACYRIAHSDDFRNEVVNIGSDHEITILELAQRIIRLSRSQSQIVHLPALKEGDMSRRKPDISLMRSILKDDLTELDQGLLRVIDAFNPVANVRN; from the coding sequence ATGTCAAACATTCTTGTAACTGGAGGAGCAGGTTTTATCGCAAGCTCCATGGCCGCGAGGCTTGCTGAAGACCCAGCGAATACTGTGGTCATCGTAGACAACTTCGTGACCGGAAAGCCAGAGAATATTCCAAACTCGCCACATGGCAATATTCACTTCGTGAAATGTGATGTCAACAATTACCGCGACATCTCAGAAGTGTTCTTCTCATGGCGATTTGACATGGTCTTTCACTACGCCGCCTTGGTAGGGGTTCAACGAACTTTGAACAACCCAGTGAAAGTGCTTGACGACATTGATGGAATCAGAAACATCCTGAATCTCTGCAAAAACGGTCGTGTTAAACGCGTCCTTTACAGTTCATCTTCGGAAGTTTATGGAGAGCCTTTTGAAATCCCTCAAAATGAGCACACCACACCACTAAACTCAAGGCTACCTTATGCCATTGTCAAGAATGCAGGGGAAGCATGGCTCAAAGCCTACGAGAAGGAATACGGCCTATCATACAGCATCTTCCGATTCTTCAATACCTACGGACCACACCAAAGCGATGACTTCGTAATCTCGAAGTTCATCAAAGCCGCTTTGGCTAATGAAGATATAACCATCTATGGCGATGGCATGCAAACAAGAACGTTTTGCTACATCGACGATAACGTAGAGGCATGTTACCGCATCGCGCATAGCGACGACTTCAGAAACGAAGTGGTCAATATTGGAAGCGACCACGAAATCACGATACTCGAACTTGCCCAACGAATTATCCGCTTGAGCCGCAGCCAATCACAGATCGTTCACCTTCCAGCCTTGAAAGAAGGAGACATGAGCCGTCGCAAACCTGACATTTCACTCATGCGTTCCATCTTGAAAGATGACCTCACAGAATTGGATCAAGGCCTATTAAGAGTTATTGATGCTTTTAACCCAGTAGCGAATGTGCGGAATTAA
- the asnB gene encoding asparagine synthase (glutamine-hydrolyzing) codes for MCGINGIVDLKHVADPAATIKVMNDRLAHRGPDAEGSFVNDTVALGHRRLSIIDLSDAGNQPFHSFDGKQTLVFNGEIYNYIELKAKLADYPFKTGSDTEVLIAAYRKWGKDCLLQLNGMFAFALWDEDQRSLLIARDRMGIKPLYFAWQGNGLVFSSEMRALLSSNLVKKKVDSLALVDYLRYQTVHAPRTMIEGVQMLEPGTYMLITDSETINEHYWHLAASSKQIIDGRDRILKNINESLHRSVEMRMRADVPFGAFLSGGIDSSAIVGLMAGVTDHPVSTFSVTFDEEEFSEGVYAEMIAKKFNTRHTEIRLKADDFLQMIPDALQAMDHPSGDGPNTYVVSKVTKESGITMALSGLGGDELFAGYGIFTQATALLDKRWVMSFPKFLRSFAGRGLQLAKPSIASRKTASILKEDYLDLEYFYPYSRQALDEKQVGALVKGKLPKNAVHQFLLEEMAQDMPAFSLNYLSKISYAEIRTYMQNVLLRDSDQMSMAHALEVRVPFLDHELVEYVMGVADPEKYPHTPKKLLDDSLGTLLPREIVDRPKMGFTLPWEQWMKGTLRSFCEEKLQRLGEREYFNARGIDQTWRSFLNGSKFITWSRVWHLVVLENWLQEHGIE; via the coding sequence ATGTGCGGAATTAACGGGATTGTAGACCTCAAACATGTCGCAGACCCAGCGGCAACGATTAAGGTCATGAATGACCGACTGGCACATCGAGGGCCAGATGCAGAAGGCAGTTTCGTCAATGACACCGTGGCGCTTGGCCACAGACGCCTCAGCATTATTGATCTCAGCGACGCCGGTAACCAACCTTTCCATTCATTCGACGGAAAACAGACCCTCGTTTTCAACGGAGAGATCTACAACTACATCGAATTAAAGGCCAAATTGGCTGACTACCCGTTCAAGACGGGTTCTGATACTGAAGTGCTCATAGCAGCGTACCGCAAGTGGGGAAAAGACTGCTTGCTCCAGTTAAATGGAATGTTCGCTTTTGCGCTTTGGGACGAAGACCAACGGTCACTTCTCATCGCACGAGACCGAATGGGGATCAAACCACTTTACTTTGCTTGGCAAGGCAATGGATTGGTATTCTCCAGTGAAATGCGCGCCCTTCTTTCGAGCAACCTTGTCAAAAAGAAAGTCGATTCGTTGGCTCTGGTTGACTACTTGCGCTATCAAACGGTTCACGCTCCAAGAACAATGATCGAAGGAGTACAGATGCTCGAACCAGGCACCTACATGCTGATCACTGATAGTGAGACCATCAATGAGCATTACTGGCACTTGGCTGCCTCTTCAAAGCAAATCATTGATGGCCGCGATCGCATTCTTAAGAACATTAATGAGTCATTACACCGCAGCGTTGAAATGCGCATGCGAGCGGATGTCCCTTTTGGTGCCTTTCTTTCTGGTGGAATCGACTCTAGCGCGATCGTGGGATTGATGGCTGGAGTAACAGACCACCCGGTGAGTACGTTCAGTGTGACTTTCGATGAGGAAGAATTCTCTGAAGGGGTATACGCAGAAATGATCGCTAAGAAGTTCAATACGCGACATACAGAAATCCGATTAAAGGCCGACGACTTCCTCCAGATGATTCCAGATGCCCTCCAGGCGATGGATCACCCGAGCGGAGATGGACCAAATACTTATGTCGTAAGTAAGGTGACCAAAGAATCAGGAATCACCATGGCACTCTCAGGATTGGGTGGTGATGAATTATTCGCTGGGTACGGCATCTTTACCCAAGCAACTGCCCTGCTCGACAAACGTTGGGTGATGAGCTTTCCGAAGTTCTTACGTTCCTTCGCCGGACGTGGACTTCAACTAGCGAAACCGTCGATTGCGAGTCGTAAGACGGCATCCATTCTGAAAGAAGATTACCTAGATCTCGAATACTTTTATCCGTATTCAAGACAGGCGCTTGATGAAAAGCAAGTTGGAGCCTTGGTGAAAGGCAAACTCCCAAAGAACGCGGTACACCAGTTCCTGCTCGAAGAAATGGCGCAAGATATGCCAGCCTTCAGCTTGAATTACCTCAGTAAAATCTCATACGCAGAGATCAGAACCTACATGCAAAATGTACTTCTTCGTGACTCAGATCAGATGAGTATGGCACATGCACTCGAAGTTCGTGTACCATTCCTCGATCACGAGTTGGTAGAGTATGTCATGGGGGTTGCTGACCCTGAAAAGTATCCGCATACACCGAAGAAATTACTGGATGATTCTCTAGGTACTCTCTTGCCAAGAGAAATCGTCGATCGTCCTAAGATGGGCTTCACCCTTCCTTGGGAACAGTGGATGAAAGGAACACTTCGCTCTTTCTGCGAAGAAAAATTGCAACGTCTTGGTGAGCGCGAGTACTTCAACGCTCGTGGAATTGACCAAACGTGGAGATCGTTCTTGAACGGCAGCAAGTTTATCACTTGGTCACGTGTTTGGCACCTCGTAGTACTTGAAAACTGGCTACAAGAGCACGGCATTGAGTGA
- a CDS encoding glycosyltransferase gives MKTGYKSTALSDQKHILIFIDWFLPGYKAGGPIQSIANLVERLPYRFSIVTSIYDHHSDTPYDLPTNTWVIRNDRVRVKYFDTEGPSADDIRTIIAEDNYDSVYVNSLFSPKYALTPVRTIQKIKGAPKVILAPRGMLKPGALSVKARKKKIFLATSKMLGWFKGIRWHATNDVEAAEVHQHFGKKVEVTVAPNLPRSAKKRERIPQKTAGEMKLITVARVSKEKNILGGIEYLANFDGQTIQWDVYGTMQDEAYLQACKEAAAALKTISIDFKGEIPPSLIPEKFNDQHFFYLPTLGENFGHAIAEALLSGVPVIISDMTPWQDLANTKAGWAVPLKDDPWKTTLTECLNMDHETYLHWTDGAYALGSSVANDETAITANKRLFEHAG, from the coding sequence TTGAAAACTGGCTACAAGAGCACGGCATTGAGTGATCAAAAACACATATTGATTTTCATTGATTGGTTCCTTCCAGGCTACAAGGCTGGAGGTCCGATCCAATCAATTGCCAACCTGGTTGAGCGACTACCTTATCGCTTTTCGATCGTCACTTCCATCTACGACCATCACTCTGACACGCCTTACGATCTTCCCACGAATACTTGGGTGATTCGCAACGACCGAGTTCGCGTGAAGTATTTTGATACGGAAGGTCCATCTGCTGACGACATTCGCACGATCATCGCGGAAGACAACTATGACTCGGTGTATGTCAATAGCTTGTTTAGTCCGAAGTATGCTTTGACACCGGTTCGAACCATTCAAAAGATCAAAGGTGCACCGAAGGTGATTCTAGCTCCGCGAGGCATGTTGAAGCCGGGGGCACTTTCGGTGAAGGCTCGAAAGAAGAAGATATTCCTTGCTACTTCCAAAATGCTTGGCTGGTTCAAGGGCATTCGTTGGCATGCAACGAATGATGTCGAGGCAGCTGAAGTTCATCAACACTTTGGGAAGAAAGTTGAAGTCACGGTCGCTCCCAATCTTCCGCGTTCAGCGAAAAAAAGAGAACGGATACCTCAGAAGACTGCCGGCGAAATGAAACTCATCACGGTAGCAAGGGTAAGCAAGGAGAAGAATATTCTCGGCGGGATTGAATACCTCGCCAACTTTGACGGACAAACCATACAGTGGGATGTGTATGGCACCATGCAAGACGAAGCCTATTTGCAGGCATGCAAAGAGGCCGCCGCTGCCTTGAAAACCATTTCCATCGACTTCAAAGGTGAGATTCCCCCTTCATTAATACCGGAAAAATTCAACGACCAACATTTCTTCTACCTCCCTACCTTGGGCGAGAACTTTGGTCACGCTATCGCGGAAGCGCTACTTTCCGGAGTTCCTGTGATTATTAGCGACATGACTCCTTGGCAAGATCTGGCGAATACAAAAGCTGGGTGGGCCGTACCATTAAAGGACGATCCGTGGAAAACAACACTGACTGAGTGTTTGAACATGGATCACGAAACTTACCTTCATTGGACCGATGGAGCATACGCACTCGGAAGTTCCGTAGCGAATGACGAAACGGCAATCACAGCCAACAAGAGACTATTTGAACATGCAGGGTAA
- a CDS encoding WcaF family extracellular polysaccharide biosynthesis acetyltransferase — MQGKTDLSQFNNDWYQPGSAIKRALWYIVNVLFFINPLMPISGLKVALLRLFGAKVGAGVVIKPAVNIKYPWKLTIGDHTWIGEKVWIDNLGVVKIGANACLSQGSMLLCGNHNYKKAAFDLMVGDITIEDGAWVGAHSVVCPGVTCGSHSILSVNSVATHDLEAYKIYQGNPAQFVRNREINS; from the coding sequence ATGCAGGGTAAAACAGACCTCAGTCAATTCAACAATGATTGGTACCAACCAGGCTCAGCAATTAAGCGAGCACTGTGGTACATCGTCAATGTCTTGTTCTTCATCAATCCTTTGATGCCGATTTCTGGATTGAAAGTCGCTTTGCTACGCCTCTTTGGAGCCAAGGTAGGCGCTGGGGTAGTGATTAAACCCGCGGTCAATATCAAGTACCCATGGAAGCTCACGATCGGTGACCACACGTGGATCGGTGAGAAGGTATGGATTGACAACCTTGGTGTGGTAAAGATTGGTGCCAATGCATGCCTCTCGCAAGGGTCAATGCTCCTTTGCGGAAACCACAATTACAAAAAGGCTGCCTTCGACTTGATGGTCGGAGACATCACTATAGAAGACGGTGCATGGGTGGGAGCCCATTCCGTAGTCTGTCCGGGAGTGACCTGCGGGTCTCACTCGATACTATCCGTTAATTCTGTAGCCACTCATGATCTTGAAGCATACAAGATCTATCAAGGCAATCCTGCTCAATTCGTACGTAACAGAGAGATCAACTCATGA
- a CDS encoding glycosyltransferase family 2 protein, which translates to MKVSIITIAWNSAETIEDTIKSVIAQDYPDIEYIVVDGASKDDTMKIVERHRDGIAKVVSEPDKGIYDAMNKGVKLATGDVIGILNSDDFYADEKVISEVVARFKETGSDGLYADLTYVNRDQTDKVIRYWKAGEYKPGLFRKGWMPPHPTFFVKKTCYDQFGIYSLELRSAADYELMLRFIHKNEISVTYLPRVITRMREGGESNVTLKNRIRANKEDRRAWKMNGLTPGAFTLIRKPLSKLSQFIKKGA; encoded by the coding sequence ATGAAAGTATCGATCATCACTATTGCATGGAACAGCGCTGAAACGATCGAAGACACGATCAAATCAGTCATTGCTCAAGACTACCCTGATATCGAATACATTGTAGTTGACGGTGCGTCAAAAGACGATACCATGAAAATCGTTGAACGACACCGAGATGGTATTGCCAAAGTAGTAAGTGAACCAGACAAAGGCATCTACGACGCCATGAATAAAGGAGTCAAATTGGCCACTGGTGATGTCATTGGCATCTTGAACAGCGATGACTTCTATGCCGATGAAAAGGTCATTTCTGAGGTTGTAGCTAGGTTCAAAGAAACAGGCAGCGACGGCTTATATGCAGATCTTACCTATGTCAACCGTGATCAAACTGATAAGGTCATTAGATACTGGAAGGCAGGAGAGTACAAACCAGGCTTATTCCGCAAGGGATGGATGCCACCGCATCCTACCTTTTTCGTGAAGAAGACATGTTACGATCAATTCGGCATCTACTCATTGGAGCTCCGCTCTGCTGCTGATTACGAACTGATGTTGCGCTTCATCCACAAGAACGAGATTTCGGTTACCTACCTGCCACGTGTCATCACTCGTATGCGTGAAGGAGGAGAAAGTAACGTTACTCTCAAAAATCGCATCAGAGCGAACAAGGAAGACCGTCGCGCATGGAAGATGAACGGTTTAACCCCTGGAGCTTTCACGCTCATTAGAAAGCCACTTTCTAAGCTTTCTCAATTCATTAAAAAAGGAGCATAA